The following are from one region of the Alicyclobacillus fastidiosus genome:
- the trxB gene encoding thioredoxin-disulfide reductase, producing the protein MEHRKVMILGTGPAGYTAAVYTARANLDPLVIEGDEPGGQLTLTTEIENFPGFVEGIMGPELMDNMKKQAERFGATFQRGRATSVDLSVRPFQVTVDKTEVYTADALIIATGASAKMLGIEGESDLIGRGVSTCATCDGFFFRNKRVIVVGGGDSAMEEATFLTKFAQEVTIVHRRTELRASKVMQDRARSNDKITFVLNASSKQVLSDGNKVTGLLVVDNETGETKTLEADGVFVAIGHQPNTAFLNGQLETDEVGYLVAQGATSLTSVEGVFACGDVMDPRYRQAITAAGSGCKAAMDAEKYLEGSMTHDWSAASTQA; encoded by the coding sequence ATGGAACACCGCAAGGTGATGATTCTTGGAACTGGACCGGCTGGATATACGGCCGCAGTATACACCGCACGTGCAAATCTCGATCCGCTCGTCATCGAAGGCGACGAGCCAGGTGGCCAGTTGACGCTGACGACCGAGATCGAAAACTTCCCAGGGTTTGTGGAAGGCATCATGGGCCCTGAGTTGATGGACAACATGAAGAAGCAGGCGGAACGCTTTGGCGCGACATTTCAACGCGGTCGCGCGACGTCGGTGGACCTCAGTGTTCGGCCGTTTCAGGTCACCGTCGACAAGACAGAAGTCTACACGGCGGACGCACTGATCATTGCGACGGGTGCCTCTGCCAAGATGCTCGGCATCGAAGGCGAGTCCGACCTTATCGGGCGTGGGGTGTCCACGTGCGCAACGTGTGACGGGTTCTTCTTTCGCAACAAACGAGTCATTGTCGTAGGCGGCGGCGACTCGGCGATGGAAGAGGCGACGTTCCTGACGAAGTTCGCGCAAGAAGTTACTATCGTGCACCGGAGGACGGAGCTTCGTGCGTCGAAGGTGATGCAGGATAGGGCGCGATCGAATGATAAGATCACGTTTGTGCTGAACGCGTCATCCAAGCAGGTTCTCAGCGACGGCAATAAGGTCACTGGATTGTTGGTCGTCGACAACGAGACTGGCGAGACGAAGACGCTCGAAGCGGATGGCGTGTTTGTGGCGATTGGTCACCAGCCGAACACGGCGTTCCTCAATGGGCAACTCGAAACCGACGAAGTAGGCTACCTCGTTGCTCAGGGAGCCACTTCGCTGACGTCGGTCGAAGGGGTGTTCGCGTGTGGCGACGTCATGGATCCTCGTTACCGACAAGCGATCACGGCTGCTGGGTCTGGTTGCAAAGCTGCCATGGACGCAGAAAAGTACCTTGAAGGCAGTATGACCCACGACTGGTCGGCTGCTTCTACACAAGCCTGA
- a CDS encoding GNAT family N-acetyltransferase has protein sequence MAHVILRDGHVAELRKAKNTSQDRIWIRNLLESVSEQSGSLHFFHASNIFSDAAIEEMIGDGGQNALTLMCTDGTRALAIGNYRRLDEDRAEVTFLVSDDMQDRGLGSLLLEHLAEAAYLNGIKQFEASVLTDNERMMNVFRASGFAMTINQESGVIHVRWPLRQNERSRGLQEIRERLATSASLHGFFHPKTVAVIGASRAPERLGHVLFRHILNSDFRGTVYPVNPTASSVAAVKAYPTLKDVPESVDLAVIVVPASQILSVIDDCIETGVKSVMILSSGFSDTDTPGTELENEILRRLRSAGARLIGPNSLGLIQMDPEVRLNASFAPQAPEHGRVAIASHSGALGITILDYATRIGVGVSSFVSLGNRSDVSGNDLLQYWESDPSTDMILLYLETFGNPRKFTRITRRITRNKPILAVKSARTPVSVNVAQSRTVAVAAEDATVEAMFRQTGIIRVETLQELFDVAVLLRSGDGHSGRRVAIVTNTAGGAVMAVDRLLREGLEFVAPVINIGFESLAESYRTVLPQVLRDEAVDAVVVLFTPVGPSDEEAVRVAISAALCEVANDAPKAEGVRHPYEKTVVANFLTTGDYRVRYLEVDAERSIPIYPFPEQAVRALAKVTAYHEYRDRDPGYIPDLQGINTDLARAVVRKRLSGQGSAQITDDETMHRIVEALGADLRLDCPSGIDIAVQVDIRVKFDPQFGPLMRLDMGDVDGSATLQVPDLALPAIRLIPLTDADARGIWREAKSTLTGSVEDGLRRSVLDFILRLSQWVEDAPEVTQALFTLGVTNESLYLLKSFVEANRVDVS, from the coding sequence ATGGCACACGTCATCCTTCGCGACGGTCATGTGGCGGAATTGCGAAAGGCAAAGAATACGAGTCAAGACCGTATTTGGATACGCAATTTGCTCGAATCAGTTTCGGAACAGAGCGGCTCTCTTCATTTTTTTCACGCTTCGAACATTTTTTCCGATGCTGCCATCGAGGAGATGATTGGCGATGGAGGGCAGAACGCGCTGACGCTTATGTGCACAGACGGAACGCGTGCGCTGGCCATTGGCAACTACCGCCGTCTCGATGAAGATCGGGCTGAGGTGACGTTCCTCGTCTCCGACGACATGCAAGACAGAGGGCTTGGGTCGCTGTTGCTCGAGCACCTCGCTGAAGCGGCATACCTCAACGGCATTAAACAGTTTGAGGCGAGCGTCCTCACGGACAACGAACGAATGATGAACGTATTCCGCGCCAGTGGGTTTGCCATGACCATCAATCAGGAGTCGGGGGTCATTCACGTGAGGTGGCCCTTGCGTCAAAACGAGCGCAGCCGCGGTCTTCAAGAAATTCGTGAGCGACTGGCCACTTCTGCATCGTTACATGGCTTTTTCCACCCGAAGACGGTAGCCGTCATCGGAGCCTCGCGCGCGCCTGAGCGACTGGGGCACGTCTTATTTCGACACATTCTAAACAGCGATTTTCGCGGGACGGTCTATCCCGTCAATCCCACGGCAAGCTCAGTGGCGGCGGTGAAGGCGTATCCTACTTTGAAGGATGTCCCTGAGTCAGTCGATCTCGCCGTCATCGTCGTACCGGCCAGTCAGATTCTGTCGGTTATCGACGACTGCATCGAGACTGGTGTGAAAAGTGTCATGATTTTGTCATCGGGATTTTCCGACACGGATACGCCGGGCACAGAGCTGGAAAACGAGATTCTCAGGCGCCTGCGGTCTGCGGGTGCGCGTCTCATTGGGCCGAACAGCCTGGGACTTATTCAGATGGATCCCGAGGTCCGTTTAAATGCGAGCTTCGCGCCACAGGCACCTGAACACGGACGGGTGGCCATCGCTTCCCATTCGGGTGCGCTCGGAATTACCATTCTCGATTACGCCACCCGCATCGGCGTAGGGGTGTCCAGCTTCGTCAGCCTTGGGAACCGCTCCGACGTATCAGGGAACGACTTACTTCAATACTGGGAATCCGACCCATCGACGGATATGATCCTGCTGTATCTGGAGACGTTCGGCAACCCGCGCAAGTTTACCCGCATCACCAGGCGGATTACGCGCAACAAACCGATTTTGGCGGTCAAGAGCGCAAGGACACCGGTCAGCGTCAACGTCGCACAGAGTCGTACCGTGGCGGTGGCCGCGGAAGATGCGACCGTGGAAGCGATGTTTCGCCAAACGGGGATCATTCGCGTGGAAACGTTGCAGGAACTGTTCGACGTAGCGGTACTTCTCAGGTCCGGCGACGGTCACTCCGGGCGTCGCGTCGCCATCGTGACCAACACGGCGGGTGGCGCCGTCATGGCTGTCGACCGATTGCTGCGCGAGGGTCTGGAGTTTGTCGCACCTGTCATCAATATCGGATTTGAATCGTTGGCGGAAAGCTATCGGACCGTTCTTCCGCAGGTGTTGCGGGACGAAGCGGTCGATGCAGTCGTCGTCCTGTTCACACCGGTTGGACCGTCCGATGAAGAAGCGGTGCGCGTGGCGATTTCAGCGGCACTGTGCGAAGTGGCAAACGACGCGCCAAAGGCCGAGGGCGTCCGCCATCCATATGAGAAGACGGTCGTGGCGAACTTTCTGACGACGGGCGACTATCGGGTACGCTATTTAGAGGTGGACGCTGAACGCAGCATCCCTATCTACCCGTTCCCGGAGCAAGCGGTACGCGCGTTGGCGAAAGTCACGGCCTACCACGAGTATCGTGACAGAGATCCTGGATACATACCGGATTTGCAGGGAATTAACACCGATTTGGCACGGGCGGTCGTTCGCAAGCGGCTTTCGGGGCAGGGGAGCGCGCAGATCACCGACGACGAGACGATGCATCGCATCGTCGAAGCACTCGGCGCCGACCTGCGGCTTGATTGTCCCTCAGGAATCGACATCGCAGTACAGGTGGACATCCGGGTCAAGTTCGACCCGCAGTTCGGTCCGCTGATGCGCCTTGACATGGGGGATGTAGACGGCAGCGCAACGCTGCAAGTCCCAGATTTAGCGCTGCCGGCCATTCGGTTGATTCCCCTGACTGACGCCGACGCCCGCGGAATTTGGCGCGAGGCGAAGTCGACGTTGACAGGCTCCGTAGAGGACGGCTTACGGCGTTCTGTGTTGGACTTCATATTGCGGCTCTCGCAGTGGGTTGAAGACGCGCCCGAGGTGACACAGGCGTTGTTCACGCTCGGCGTGACGAATGAGTCGCTTTACCTCCTCAAATCTTTTGTAGAAGCAAACCGCGTCGACGTCTCTTGA
- a CDS encoding DeoR/GlpR family DNA-binding transcription regulator produces the protein MFADERKARIVVYLNQHKRVTVADLAQIFSSSESTIRRDLQELEELGQLKRTHGGAIAAEIAGFEPTYQEKNVQNSRAKERIGQLAAGMVKDGEIVLLDAGTTTIQIAKNISARNVTVVTNSVAIAAELQGNPSSHVVMLGGELRQTTGAFVGPFTEQMLSQLHVDVLFLGANGIHQGGVTTPNAVEAATKRAMVTSAKRTIVVADASKLGQVSFVQVCPLNRIDGLITDEQIDDSSLIRALDDFGVRVIAADDRDI, from the coding sequence GTGTTTGCTGACGAGCGAAAGGCCCGCATCGTCGTGTACCTCAATCAACACAAGCGAGTGACGGTGGCGGACTTGGCACAAATTTTCTCCAGTTCTGAGTCAACCATTCGTCGAGATCTGCAGGAACTCGAGGAATTGGGTCAGTTAAAACGGACGCACGGCGGTGCCATCGCGGCCGAAATCGCTGGATTTGAGCCGACTTATCAGGAAAAGAACGTGCAAAATTCACGTGCCAAAGAGCGTATCGGGCAACTGGCGGCGGGCATGGTGAAAGATGGGGAAATTGTGCTCCTCGATGCGGGGACGACGACTATCCAAATTGCCAAAAATATCTCTGCTCGCAATGTAACCGTTGTCACCAATAGCGTAGCCATCGCGGCGGAGCTTCAGGGCAACCCAAGCAGTCACGTGGTCATGCTCGGCGGTGAACTGCGCCAGACGACGGGCGCCTTCGTGGGACCCTTCACCGAGCAGATGCTGTCGCAATTGCACGTCGACGTCTTATTTTTAGGCGCAAACGGGATCCACCAAGGCGGTGTGACGACGCCGAACGCAGTGGAGGCCGCGACGAAGCGCGCGATGGTGACGAGTGCTAAACGGACCATCGTCGTAGCAGACGCGAGCAAGCTTGGGCAAGTGAGTTTTGTCCAGGTGTGCCCGTTGAACCGGATCGACGGGCTGATCACAGATGAACAAATTGACGATAGCTCGCTCATACGGGCGCTCGACGACTTCGGTGTGCGGGTGATCGCAGCAGACGACAGAGACATCTAG
- a CDS encoding fructose-specific PTS transporter subunit EIIC — MSKIVAITACPTGIAHTFMAQEALEQAAKQLGIDIRVETQGAGGSEGTLTAAEIADADAVIIAADKKVELDRFVGKKVLQTSVTAAIKDAGALIEESSTAPVYGTAVGGRSTEGYLADIQEQKNARKSGQPAVYRHLMNGVSNMLPLVISGGIFIALSVAIDLNQKESLSVAFSNIGSGSAFALFVPILAAFIAQSIGDRPAFAAGLVGGWIGTQGSMYGEAHASAGYIGGIIAGFLAGYLTVGLKKLIKVPRTLEGVKTVLIMPVLTVGITGLLMIYVLGHPIAALMHAISNGLTHLGASGSIGLGLLLGLMMAFDMGGPFNKVAYFFAVGLLPTGTVEAQTIMAAVMGAGMVPPLAMAISTFISGRKYTPDERDAGKAAIILGACFITEGAIPFATRDPLRVIPSIMIGSAITGALTMLFKVTSPAPHGGIFVFWLIGHWYWYIVAIVIGALVSAIIVSSLKKRIED, encoded by the coding sequence ATGAGTAAAATTGTCGCGATCACGGCGTGCCCTACGGGTATCGCCCACACCTTTATGGCCCAAGAGGCACTCGAACAGGCAGCCAAACAACTTGGTATCGACATCCGCGTCGAGACCCAGGGGGCAGGTGGGTCAGAGGGCACGTTGACGGCGGCTGAAATCGCAGACGCGGACGCTGTCATCATCGCTGCGGACAAGAAAGTAGAACTGGATCGATTCGTGGGCAAAAAGGTTCTCCAGACATCCGTCACGGCCGCGATCAAGGATGCAGGGGCCTTGATTGAGGAGTCCTCGACCGCTCCGGTCTACGGAACAGCTGTCGGCGGGCGCTCGACGGAAGGTTATCTCGCGGACATTCAGGAGCAAAAGAACGCTCGAAAATCTGGGCAACCAGCTGTGTACCGCCACTTGATGAATGGCGTTTCGAACATGCTCCCACTCGTCATCTCCGGTGGGATTTTCATCGCCCTTTCTGTGGCGATTGACCTCAACCAGAAAGAGTCGCTGTCGGTCGCGTTTAGCAACATCGGCAGCGGTTCAGCCTTCGCGCTGTTCGTGCCTATTCTCGCGGCGTTTATCGCGCAGTCCATCGGTGACCGTCCCGCGTTTGCAGCAGGGCTGGTCGGTGGCTGGATTGGCACACAAGGCAGCATGTACGGCGAAGCTCATGCCAGTGCCGGCTACATAGGCGGCATTATCGCTGGCTTTCTGGCGGGTTACCTCACTGTGGGATTGAAAAAGCTGATCAAGGTGCCGCGGACGTTGGAAGGCGTTAAGACGGTCCTGATCATGCCGGTTCTGACCGTAGGCATCACTGGACTTCTCATGATTTACGTCCTCGGGCATCCGATCGCCGCACTGATGCATGCGATATCGAACGGTCTTACGCACTTGGGGGCGAGTGGATCGATCGGGCTCGGCTTGCTTCTCGGCCTGATGATGGCCTTCGATATGGGCGGGCCGTTCAACAAAGTCGCTTATTTCTTCGCTGTGGGTCTGCTGCCGACGGGCACGGTTGAGGCGCAAACGATTATGGCTGCCGTGATGGGTGCCGGTATGGTGCCGCCATTGGCGATGGCTATCTCCACCTTTATTTCGGGTCGTAAATATACGCCCGATGAACGAGATGCCGGCAAGGCAGCGATCATCTTGGGGGCCTGCTTCATCACGGAGGGCGCGATTCCATTTGCGACTCGCGACCCGCTGCGCGTCATTCCTTCGATTATGATCGGCTCTGCGATCACTGGCGCGCTCACGATGTTGTTTAAGGTAACCTCCCCAGCACCGCACGGGGGAATCTTCGTATTCTGGCTGATTGGCCACTGGTACTGGTATATCGTCGCAATTGTCATTGGTGCACTCGTCTCTGCAATCATCGTGTCTTCGCTGAAAAAGCGAATCGAGGACTGA
- a CDS encoding HPr family phosphocarrier protein — protein MQSKVVEVQSEAGLHARPASEFVNTAQRFTAAIKLTADGKTVDGKSILGILSLGIAKGTQVEIAADGPDEEEALAALVPIVAQ, from the coding sequence ATGCAAAGCAAGGTTGTGGAGGTTCAGAGCGAAGCGGGGCTACACGCGCGTCCAGCCTCTGAGTTCGTCAATACAGCACAGCGGTTCACCGCTGCCATCAAATTGACGGCGGACGGAAAAACGGTCGACGGGAAGAGCATCCTAGGCATTTTGAGCCTTGGCATCGCCAAGGGCACACAAGTCGAAATCGCCGCCGACGGCCCGGATGAGGAAGAAGCCCTCGCCGCGCTCGTCCCGATTGTGGCACAATAA
- a CDS encoding thioredoxin family protein — protein sequence MKQIKSNEEYAASTEQGRVMVEFYANWCPDCKRIEPYFDEWEAKYAGDFAMVRANRDELPDLGEKLEILGIPTFIAYENGQEVARLFSRDAKSKEQVESFLDEAYQK from the coding sequence GTGAAGCAGATTAAATCGAACGAGGAATACGCAGCCTCGACCGAACAAGGACGCGTCATGGTCGAGTTCTATGCGAATTGGTGCCCGGACTGCAAGCGAATTGAGCCCTATTTTGACGAATGGGAAGCGAAGTACGCGGGTGACTTTGCGATGGTTCGCGCAAATCGCGATGAATTGCCGGACCTTGGGGAAAAGCTTGAGATTCTAGGGATTCCTACCTTTATTGCATACGAAAATGGACAAGAGGTCGCTCGACTGTTCAGTCGCGACGCGAAGTCGAAGGAGCAAGTCGAGTCCTTTCTCGACGAAGCCTATCAAAAGTAA
- a CDS encoding fructose PTS transporter subunit IIA, translating to MLETQNIVLGLTADTQEAVIRSVVERANELGAVNDVETTVQSVLTREQEGTTGFGKGVAIPHGKTDGVKEPILMFAKLASPVEWKSLDDKPVDMLFMILVPETAQSQHLQILAKLARRLMHQDFVDHLHSEQSAEAITTYIQEQLA from the coding sequence ATGTTAGAGACACAGAATATCGTTTTGGGGCTGACCGCCGACACACAGGAAGCGGTCATTCGTTCCGTCGTCGAACGCGCCAATGAACTGGGCGCGGTCAACGACGTAGAAACAACCGTACAATCTGTGCTCACGCGAGAGCAGGAAGGCACGACAGGGTTTGGGAAGGGCGTAGCGATTCCGCACGGAAAGACGGACGGCGTCAAAGAGCCGATATTGATGTTCGCCAAGCTAGCTTCGCCTGTTGAATGGAAGTCGCTGGACGACAAGCCGGTTGACATGCTGTTCATGATCTTAGTGCCAGAGACAGCGCAATCCCAACACCTGCAAATCCTTGCAAAACTCGCACGGCGTTTGATGCACCAAGATTTCGTCGACCATCTGCACAGCGAGCAGAGCGCAGAAGCGATCACGACCTATATTCAAGAGCAACTTGCCTAA
- a CDS encoding Na-translocating system protein MpsC family protein: MDPTQARNQQIANFIGRLLRDHFGKGPESVHVCISRTLMMVYLKNFLSPMERVLMESGRSATVFELRRELMSSLIPQIQAYVEIVTGNQLHEFYYDWAFHNKAGMMIGLSVNPFSESDPYEEMYEGKLPLEQEIVEISRQAQKVPEAISSCLLDSRTIVVIRNGILVRIEKELVREGLAPTLRRVKANLEKSLLHHDNHFESMLGRTVTDIFVDWDFDLDKSVISFVLNPKKPVGVDFRHMPLVQQTSDEPQ; this comes from the coding sequence ATGGACCCTACGCAGGCACGAAACCAGCAAATTGCGAACTTTATTGGGAGATTGCTTCGGGATCACTTTGGGAAAGGCCCAGAGTCGGTTCACGTGTGCATATCGCGGACGTTGATGATGGTGTATTTGAAAAACTTCCTCTCACCAATGGAACGAGTGCTTATGGAAAGCGGGCGGAGTGCGACGGTGTTCGAGTTGCGACGCGAGCTGATGTCGTCGCTGATCCCACAGATCCAGGCGTACGTCGAGATCGTAACAGGCAACCAATTGCATGAGTTTTATTACGATTGGGCGTTCCACAACAAGGCTGGGATGATGATTGGGCTAAGTGTCAATCCCTTTTCGGAGAGCGATCCCTATGAGGAGATGTACGAAGGGAAACTGCCTCTTGAGCAGGAAATCGTGGAAATCAGTCGTCAGGCGCAAAAAGTGCCTGAGGCGATCTCTTCGTGTCTCCTTGACTCGCGGACGATTGTGGTCATTCGCAACGGCATTCTCGTGCGCATCGAGAAGGAACTGGTGAGGGAAGGCCTCGCCCCGACACTGCGGCGCGTCAAAGCCAACCTGGAGAAAAGTCTACTGCACCATGACAATCACTTTGAATCGATGCTTGGGCGAACTGTGACAGACATCTTCGTCGACTGGGATTTCGACTTGGACAAGAGCGTAATCAGCTTTGTCCTGAACCCGAAAAAACCAGTGGGCGTGGATTTCAGACACATGCCATTGGTTCAGCAAACGAGTGACGAGCCGCAATGA
- a CDS encoding PAS domain S-box protein, whose translation MEFQSDDKGVSVVALSNAGNVNLFMTEQRVHRMFSDLVSCVLQFDYDGCIALIHEPFDDSMRPGPGYENAPLEIRRYVDQLLQFKSLLAHVTNASGVFDLNQLDGEADMIRLLPHGEFPHKGPWLVPVSTSDHFYGCFVVYHRRRRKLTHHDVQVLALIAQHTAAALDSQHTHSFFQTYESLFRNHPFAVLRLDSGDVIRDVNRSFVRMFGWPRHQIVGQSFDKLMRQVGIDVEKIEWNAHPQEREETPEFLRQLMWVSIPITIDGAMQGRYVVFNDISRIRQMHRELRTTQDLLSSFVHHSTDPILFLEPSGIVLDVNPAFEEVFGWKADEVVSLFVADLAGIHLDRLQMAEGPVTTYETTARTRRGQQLDVDVTLSSIHDKGGRSGFVAVVRDVSDRKRAEQKQRMSEERYQSLVHHHPNAILAVDLSGRIVEANHASERILGYTLAELLRFGHVKSLFLEETHRQIENWMEQNVVQRTPHEKLPEAEFETVMQHRDGHSISVAVTWVPIITTDRGVEGAFLILEDMTERKRAEEIFRSSDKLSGVGQLAAGIAHEIRNPLTAIQGFCRLLEEGATPTQLMYLKIMKDEISRIDLIAGEMMALAKPSGALFQPYLVQDIVRDVVALMNAQALLYGVSLFVQCSDMPLLIHCDPNQVKQVLVNIIKNALEATTEGGQVHLVAEERTDVVEISVRDTGAGIPYEHLAQLGNPFFTTKERGTGLGLLVSRRIVQAHGGSLHIDSVVGQGTTVLVRLPKRRDFASS comes from the coding sequence ATGGAATTTCAGAGCGATGACAAGGGTGTGAGCGTTGTGGCACTGAGCAACGCAGGAAACGTGAACCTGTTCATGACCGAGCAAAGAGTGCACCGCATGTTTTCTGATCTCGTATCGTGTGTTCTCCAATTCGATTACGACGGCTGTATCGCCCTGATTCACGAGCCGTTCGACGATAGTATGCGACCGGGGCCTGGCTATGAAAATGCTCCGCTTGAGATTCGTCGATACGTGGATCAATTATTACAGTTCAAAAGTCTTCTAGCGCATGTGACGAACGCGTCCGGTGTTTTCGACTTGAATCAATTAGACGGTGAAGCAGATATGATCCGACTGCTTCCACACGGTGAGTTTCCCCACAAGGGTCCTTGGCTTGTCCCGGTTTCCACCTCCGACCATTTTTACGGCTGCTTTGTCGTGTACCATCGTAGACGACGAAAACTCACACATCACGACGTCCAGGTGCTGGCGCTCATCGCTCAGCACACCGCAGCAGCGCTGGACAGCCAGCATACGCACTCGTTCTTTCAGACGTATGAATCTCTGTTTAGGAATCATCCGTTTGCCGTGTTACGGCTCGACTCCGGCGACGTGATTCGAGATGTCAATCGGTCGTTCGTGCGCATGTTTGGGTGGCCCAGGCATCAAATTGTCGGTCAATCCTTTGACAAGCTGATGAGACAGGTAGGCATCGATGTCGAGAAGATAGAGTGGAACGCTCATCCGCAAGAGCGTGAGGAAACACCCGAGTTTCTCCGGCAACTTATGTGGGTTTCCATCCCCATCACGATTGATGGCGCGATGCAGGGAAGGTATGTCGTGTTCAACGACATCTCGCGGATCCGGCAGATGCATCGCGAACTTCGGACCACCCAGGACCTTTTGTCGTCGTTTGTCCATCATTCGACGGACCCGATCTTGTTTCTTGAACCTAGTGGTATCGTCTTGGACGTCAATCCAGCCTTTGAAGAGGTGTTCGGTTGGAAGGCAGATGAGGTGGTCAGCCTGTTTGTCGCCGATTTGGCCGGCATCCATCTCGATCGGCTGCAGATGGCAGAGGGTCCCGTGACAACGTACGAGACGACCGCTCGGACGAGAAGAGGCCAGCAACTCGACGTCGACGTGACGCTGAGCAGCATCCACGATAAAGGAGGCCGATCCGGCTTCGTAGCCGTGGTACGCGATGTGTCGGATCGAAAGCGGGCCGAGCAAAAACAGAGAATGAGTGAAGAGCGCTATCAATCGCTGGTTCACCATCATCCGAATGCCATTTTGGCAGTGGATCTGTCGGGGCGCATTGTGGAAGCGAATCACGCGAGCGAGCGCATCCTCGGCTACACGCTTGCGGAACTGTTGCGGTTTGGCCATGTGAAATCGCTGTTTTTAGAAGAGACCCATCGGCAGATTGAGAACTGGATGGAGCAGAATGTCGTCCAGCGCACACCTCACGAAAAGCTCCCTGAGGCGGAATTTGAAACGGTGATGCAGCATCGAGATGGCCATTCCATCAGCGTTGCGGTCACCTGGGTACCGATCATTACGACAGATCGCGGGGTGGAGGGTGCTTTTCTCATCCTTGAGGATATGACGGAGCGCAAGCGGGCGGAGGAGATCTTCCGTTCCTCGGACAAACTGTCCGGCGTTGGCCAATTGGCGGCGGGCATCGCCCACGAAATTCGCAATCCCTTGACGGCGATTCAAGGGTTTTGCCGACTGTTGGAGGAAGGTGCGACACCGACGCAGTTAATGTATCTGAAGATTATGAAGGACGAAATCAGCAGGATCGATCTGATCGCCGGCGAGATGATGGCCTTGGCGAAGCCGTCTGGTGCGCTCTTCCAGCCATATCTGGTCCAGGATATCGTCAGAGATGTGGTGGCCTTGATGAACGCGCAGGCGCTGTTGTACGGGGTGTCCCTGTTTGTCCAATGCAGCGACATGCCCTTGCTCATCCACTGCGACCCCAATCAAGTCAAACAGGTTTTGGTGAATATTATCAAGAACGCGCTGGAGGCCACCACTGAAGGTGGACAGGTGCATTTGGTGGCCGAGGAACGGACGGATGTGGTGGAGATATCTGTTCGCGACACGGGTGCGGGCATTCCATATGAACACTTGGCGCAACTGGGGAATCCCTTTTTCACGACGAAGGAGCGGGGGACGGGATTGGGGCTTTTGGTGAGCCGACGCATTGTGCAAGCGCACGGCGGTTCGCTGCACATCGACAGCGTCGTCGGGCAGGGAACCACCGTCCTCGTGCGTTTGCCAAAGCGGCGCGACTTCGCGAGTTCGTGA
- the pfkB gene encoding 1-phosphofructokinase, which translates to MERQGATEHVSRTGRVITVTLNPAVDLFVSVKHLEPGTLHRVPTPLQHAGGKGLNVAKMLACLSVPTVATGFLGGRRGDWLHEALVSQGVESQFVRIANESRMNVKVIDDAGTLTELNSPAPAFTDEEWHLFDDTLRTLCGPNSWLALCGNLPAGCQSHWYRDIISWAKQSGIKTLLDASGVALELGIQACPDVIKPNQHELEQLTGSTLHNHEEVMRAAAQLVEAGVGLVVVSLGEEGLAAVTSSAALHVRVPSVPVVSSVGAGDTVVAGLLYGIFHQFSLYDTIRFAAAAGTAKVQKPGNMHPSKEDIETCLASTDIVDWGSQS; encoded by the coding sequence ATGGAGAGACAAGGAGCAACAGAGCACGTGAGCAGGACTGGACGAGTCATCACGGTCACATTGAACCCGGCTGTGGACTTGTTCGTATCTGTCAAACACCTAGAGCCTGGTACACTCCATCGGGTTCCCACGCCGCTTCAACACGCCGGGGGCAAGGGGCTCAACGTGGCTAAAATGCTCGCCTGTCTGAGCGTCCCGACGGTCGCCACAGGTTTTCTTGGCGGGCGCCGCGGAGACTGGCTGCACGAGGCCCTCGTGAGCCAGGGGGTGGAGTCTCAATTTGTCCGCATCGCGAATGAATCTCGCATGAATGTGAAGGTGATCGACGATGCTGGTACGCTCACAGAGTTAAATAGCCCCGCGCCAGCTTTCACAGACGAAGAATGGCATTTGTTTGACGACACACTGCGAACGCTGTGTGGACCGAACTCCTGGTTGGCACTGTGTGGGAACCTTCCGGCTGGTTGCCAGAGCCACTGGTATCGGGACATCATCTCCTGGGCGAAACAGAGCGGCATCAAAACGCTGTTAGACGCGAGTGGCGTCGCACTTGAGCTCGGGATTCAAGCCTGTCCGGACGTCATCAAGCCCAACCAGCACGAACTCGAACAGCTGACAGGGTCGACTCTGCACAATCACGAGGAGGTGATGCGCGCGGCTGCGCAGCTCGTAGAAGCTGGTGTCGGACTCGTCGTGGTGTCGCTCGGCGAGGAGGGACTCGCGGCGGTGACGTCTTCTGCCGCACTTCACGTTCGCGTTCCGTCTGTCCCTGTGGTGTCCTCGGTGGGCGCTGGGGATACGGTGGTCGCTGGTCTCTTATATGGAATTTTTCATCAGTTTTCCCTTTATGACACCATTCGCTTTGCAGCTGCAGCGGGGACGGCTAAGGTCCAAAAGCCAGGGAATATGCACCCATCGAAAGAGGATATCGAAACATGTCTGGCGAGCACGGACATTGTGGATTGGGGGAGTCAGTCATGA